One genomic region from Drosophila subpulchrella strain 33 F10 #4 breed RU33 chromosome 2R, RU_Dsub_v1.1 Primary Assembly, whole genome shotgun sequence encodes:
- the LOC119550856 gene encoding dynein intermediate chain 1, axonemal isoform X1 — MATKPGKGDGKQVKGKLRTSKNKAEGGGGGGGDADDFDAWMKSRQLLKPDDQLDLTEAELGEEVTKVLTPTNTNVIRNLVVYSFKEGEFVLAPVPGNTVTLIAFPGNSLHVDSEEGRRQIEESDEIGYPLPMPNYTVVEQREPENVDGEEGEGEEDDDGANAKDAGGEEEEVEEEDDEEAKGTEGDEGEGEGEGEGAARPDDEEPAQQAAAVSSKKRKLINQFNYCERGALTYTNPKRSVDTQTIPPPRSQFGANVLQWVIYDSYLENFEEQQKDGTKKDDRKRGRRAKKFRDKSAIAEQLNKKYLKCWQILERMINQNIYDDIAHDYRYWEDPADEFREGEGNLLPLWKFQYDKTKKMNVTDILFNPSYYDLFAVCFGSHDFMKQTNEGYLCLFTVKNPSFPDYIIQTDSGVMCCDIHPTYPFLAVIGLYDGNVAVYNLREDCKEPLYVSKGVNCKHGECVWQIRWGLDMTDGEVNFFSVSSDGRVFNWILMQNKLWVTTIITLYRENGLVDGPDGTKVSLKSGGSCMVFHPTDNKVFLVGTECGYIYKCSTAFSSKYLMTYNAHNMSVYRIDFNRFNSNIFVSCGADWRVKVWEDMRPDPLFIFDLGAAVGDVKWAPYSSTVFAAVTTEGKVHVFDLNVNKYKAICIQAVVPKRKNKLTRLSFNEKLAFIVVGDEKGVTTSLKLSPNLRMMVKPPKKQLYLDQNTLQISKLEKLLSLVRELPEGSVVPDAATTVRS; from the exons ATGGCAACAAAACCAGGAAAAGGCGATGGCAAACAGGTCAAAGGAAAG CTGAGGACCTCCAAGAACAAGGCCGAGGGCGGCGGAGGTGGCGGTGGCGATGCGGATGACTTCGACGCCTGGATGAAGTCCCGCCAGCTGCTCAAGCCCGATGATCAGCTGGATCTCACTGAGGCCGAACTGGGCGAGGAGGTCACCAAGGTGCTGACGCCCACCAACACCAATGTGATCCGCAACCTCGTGGTCTATAGCTTCAAGGAGGGCGAGTTTGTCTTGGCACCAGTGCCGGGCAACACAGTTACCTTGATCGCCTTCCCCGGGAACTCACTGCACGTGGACTCGGAGGAGGGTCGCCGCCAGATAGAGGAGTCGGACGAGATCGGCTACCCACTTCCCATGCCAAACTACACGGTGGTGGAGCAGCGCGAACCCGAAAACGTGGATGGTGAGGAGGGAGAGGGCGAAGAGGACGACGATGGGGCGAA TGCTAAGGACGCCGGCGGGGAGGAAGAGGAGGTCGAAGAGGAGGACGACGAGGAGGCCAAGGGCACTGAGGGCGATGAAGGCGAGGGGGAGGGAGAAGGAGAAGGTGCAGCCCGTCCTGATGACGAAGAACCCGCCCAACAAGCGGCGGCTGTTTCTTCGAAGAAACGAAAGCTGATCAACCAGTTCAACTATTGCGAACGGGGTGCCCTCACCTATACGAATCCCAAACGG AGTGTGGACACCCAGACCATTCCTCCTCCCCGCTCTCAGTTCGGGGCCAATGTGCTGCAGTGGGTCATCTACGATTCGTATTTAGAAAATTTCGAGGAACAGCAGAAAGATGGGACTAAAAAGGACGATCGTAAGAGGGGCAGAAGGGCCAAGAAGTTCCGGGACAAGTCCGCCATCGCGGAACAGCTAAACAAGAAGTATCTCAAGTGCTGGCAGATCCTCGAGCGCATGATCAACCAGAATATCTACGATGATATTGCTCATGACTATCGCTACTGGGAGGATCCCGCCGACGAGTTCCGTGAGGGTGAGGGCAACCTACTGCCCCTTTGGAAGTTCCAATATGACAAGACCAAGAAGATGAATGTCACCGACATTCTGTTTAATCCGAGCTACTATGATCTCTTTGCCGTCTGCTTTGGATCGC ATGACTTTATGAAACAGACCAATGAGGGCTACTTGTGCCTCTTCACCGTCAAGAATCCCTCATTTCCGGATTATATTA TTCAAACCGACAGTGGCGTAATGTGCTGTGATATCCACCCGACCTATCCTTTTCTGGCGGTGATTGGCCTTTATGACGGCAATGTGGCTGTGTACAATCTGCGCGAGGACTGCAAGGAACCACTTTATGTGTCCAAAGGAGTCAACTGCAAACATGGAGAGTGCGTGTGGCAGATTAGATGGGGTCTCGACATGACCGACGGCGAAGTAAACTTCTTCTCGGTGTCTTCCGATGGACGGGTCTTCAACTGGATCCTCATGCAGAACAAGCTGTGGGTCACCACCATTATCACATTGTACCGGGAAAATGGACTTGTGGACGGACCGGATGGGACCAAGGTCAGCCTGAAGAGTGGAGGATCCTGCATGGTTTTCCATCCCACCGACAACAAg gtaTTTCTGGTGGGCACCGAGTGCGGCTACATCTACAAGTGCAGCACGGCCTTTAGCTCCAAATACCTGATGACCTACAATGCGCACAACATGTCCGTCTACCGTATTGACTTCAATCGCTTCAATAGCAACATCTTTGTATCCTGTGGCGCTGACTGGCGGGTCAAGGTCTGGGAGGATATGCGTCCCGATCCGTTGTTCATCTTTGATCTGGGTGCCGCTGTGGGCGATGTAAAATGGGCTCCCTACTCGAGCACCGTATTTGCGGCGGTGACCACCGAAGGCAAAGTTCATGTTTTTGACTTGAATGTGAACAAGTACAAGGCTATCTGCATCCAGGCTGTTGTGCCGAAACGGAAGAACAAGCTCACCAGGCTGTCCTTCAACGAGAAGCTCGCCTTTATTGTGGTGGGCGACGAAAA GGGAGTTACCACATCGCTGAAACTGTCACCCAATCTTCGCATGATGGTCAAGCCGCCAAAGAAGCAGCTCTATCTCGATCAGAACACTCTACAGATTAGCAAGTTGGAGAAACTCCTATCCCTGGTTCGGGAACTTCCCGAGGGATCTGTTGTGCCCGATGCAGCCACCACCGTGCGAAGCTAA
- the LOC119550856 gene encoding dynein intermediate chain 1, axonemal isoform X3, with product MWKLANKAMALRTSKNKAEGGGGGGGDADDFDAWMKSRQLLKPDDQLDLTEAELGEEVTKVLTPTNTNVIRNLVVYSFKEGEFVLAPVPGNTVTLIAFPGNSLHVDSEEGRRQIEESDEIGYPLPMPNYTVVEQREPENVDGEEGEGEEDDDGANAKDAGGEEEEVEEEDDEEAKGTEGDEGEGEGEGEGAARPDDEEPAQQAAAVSSKKRKLINQFNYCERGALTYTNPKRSVDTQTIPPPRSQFGANVLQWVIYDSYLENFEEQQKDGTKKDDRKRGRRAKKFRDKSAIAEQLNKKYLKCWQILERMINQNIYDDIAHDYRYWEDPADEFREGEGNLLPLWKFQYDKTKKMNVTDILFNPSYYDLFAVCFGSHDFMKQTNEGYLCLFTVKNPSFPDYIIQTDSGVMCCDIHPTYPFLAVIGLYDGNVAVYNLREDCKEPLYVSKGVNCKHGECVWQIRWGLDMTDGEVNFFSVSSDGRVFNWILMQNKLWVTTIITLYRENGLVDGPDGTKVSLKSGGSCMVFHPTDNKVFLVGTECGYIYKCSTAFSSKYLMTYNAHNMSVYRIDFNRFNSNIFVSCGADWRVKVWEDMRPDPLFIFDLGAAVGDVKWAPYSSTVFAAVTTEGKVHVFDLNVNKYKAICIQAVVPKRKNKLTRLSFNEKLAFIVVGDEKGVTTSLKLSPNLRMMVKPPKKQLYLDQNTLQISKLEKLLSLVRELPEGSVVPDAATTVRS from the exons ATGTGGAAGCTAGCCAACAAGGCCATGGCG CTGAGGACCTCCAAGAACAAGGCCGAGGGCGGCGGAGGTGGCGGTGGCGATGCGGATGACTTCGACGCCTGGATGAAGTCCCGCCAGCTGCTCAAGCCCGATGATCAGCTGGATCTCACTGAGGCCGAACTGGGCGAGGAGGTCACCAAGGTGCTGACGCCCACCAACACCAATGTGATCCGCAACCTCGTGGTCTATAGCTTCAAGGAGGGCGAGTTTGTCTTGGCACCAGTGCCGGGCAACACAGTTACCTTGATCGCCTTCCCCGGGAACTCACTGCACGTGGACTCGGAGGAGGGTCGCCGCCAGATAGAGGAGTCGGACGAGATCGGCTACCCACTTCCCATGCCAAACTACACGGTGGTGGAGCAGCGCGAACCCGAAAACGTGGATGGTGAGGAGGGAGAGGGCGAAGAGGACGACGATGGGGCGAA TGCTAAGGACGCCGGCGGGGAGGAAGAGGAGGTCGAAGAGGAGGACGACGAGGAGGCCAAGGGCACTGAGGGCGATGAAGGCGAGGGGGAGGGAGAAGGAGAAGGTGCAGCCCGTCCTGATGACGAAGAACCCGCCCAACAAGCGGCGGCTGTTTCTTCGAAGAAACGAAAGCTGATCAACCAGTTCAACTATTGCGAACGGGGTGCCCTCACCTATACGAATCCCAAACGG AGTGTGGACACCCAGACCATTCCTCCTCCCCGCTCTCAGTTCGGGGCCAATGTGCTGCAGTGGGTCATCTACGATTCGTATTTAGAAAATTTCGAGGAACAGCAGAAAGATGGGACTAAAAAGGACGATCGTAAGAGGGGCAGAAGGGCCAAGAAGTTCCGGGACAAGTCCGCCATCGCGGAACAGCTAAACAAGAAGTATCTCAAGTGCTGGCAGATCCTCGAGCGCATGATCAACCAGAATATCTACGATGATATTGCTCATGACTATCGCTACTGGGAGGATCCCGCCGACGAGTTCCGTGAGGGTGAGGGCAACCTACTGCCCCTTTGGAAGTTCCAATATGACAAGACCAAGAAGATGAATGTCACCGACATTCTGTTTAATCCGAGCTACTATGATCTCTTTGCCGTCTGCTTTGGATCGC ATGACTTTATGAAACAGACCAATGAGGGCTACTTGTGCCTCTTCACCGTCAAGAATCCCTCATTTCCGGATTATATTA TTCAAACCGACAGTGGCGTAATGTGCTGTGATATCCACCCGACCTATCCTTTTCTGGCGGTGATTGGCCTTTATGACGGCAATGTGGCTGTGTACAATCTGCGCGAGGACTGCAAGGAACCACTTTATGTGTCCAAAGGAGTCAACTGCAAACATGGAGAGTGCGTGTGGCAGATTAGATGGGGTCTCGACATGACCGACGGCGAAGTAAACTTCTTCTCGGTGTCTTCCGATGGACGGGTCTTCAACTGGATCCTCATGCAGAACAAGCTGTGGGTCACCACCATTATCACATTGTACCGGGAAAATGGACTTGTGGACGGACCGGATGGGACCAAGGTCAGCCTGAAGAGTGGAGGATCCTGCATGGTTTTCCATCCCACCGACAACAAg gtaTTTCTGGTGGGCACCGAGTGCGGCTACATCTACAAGTGCAGCACGGCCTTTAGCTCCAAATACCTGATGACCTACAATGCGCACAACATGTCCGTCTACCGTATTGACTTCAATCGCTTCAATAGCAACATCTTTGTATCCTGTGGCGCTGACTGGCGGGTCAAGGTCTGGGAGGATATGCGTCCCGATCCGTTGTTCATCTTTGATCTGGGTGCCGCTGTGGGCGATGTAAAATGGGCTCCCTACTCGAGCACCGTATTTGCGGCGGTGACCACCGAAGGCAAAGTTCATGTTTTTGACTTGAATGTGAACAAGTACAAGGCTATCTGCATCCAGGCTGTTGTGCCGAAACGGAAGAACAAGCTCACCAGGCTGTCCTTCAACGAGAAGCTCGCCTTTATTGTGGTGGGCGACGAAAA GGGAGTTACCACATCGCTGAAACTGTCACCCAATCTTCGCATGATGGTCAAGCCGCCAAAGAAGCAGCTCTATCTCGATCAGAACACTCTACAGATTAGCAAGTTGGAGAAACTCCTATCCCTGGTTCGGGAACTTCCCGAGGGATCTGTTGTGCCCGATGCAGCCACCACCGTGCGAAGCTAA
- the LOC119550856 gene encoding dynein intermediate chain 2, ciliary isoform X2 — protein MATKPGKGDGKQVKGKRTSKNKAEGGGGGGGDADDFDAWMKSRQLLKPDDQLDLTEAELGEEVTKVLTPTNTNVIRNLVVYSFKEGEFVLAPVPGNTVTLIAFPGNSLHVDSEEGRRQIEESDEIGYPLPMPNYTVVEQREPENVDGEEGEGEEDDDGANAKDAGGEEEEVEEEDDEEAKGTEGDEGEGEGEGEGAARPDDEEPAQQAAAVSSKKRKLINQFNYCERGALTYTNPKRSVDTQTIPPPRSQFGANVLQWVIYDSYLENFEEQQKDGTKKDDRKRGRRAKKFRDKSAIAEQLNKKYLKCWQILERMINQNIYDDIAHDYRYWEDPADEFREGEGNLLPLWKFQYDKTKKMNVTDILFNPSYYDLFAVCFGSHDFMKQTNEGYLCLFTVKNPSFPDYIIQTDSGVMCCDIHPTYPFLAVIGLYDGNVAVYNLREDCKEPLYVSKGVNCKHGECVWQIRWGLDMTDGEVNFFSVSSDGRVFNWILMQNKLWVTTIITLYRENGLVDGPDGTKVSLKSGGSCMVFHPTDNKVFLVGTECGYIYKCSTAFSSKYLMTYNAHNMSVYRIDFNRFNSNIFVSCGADWRVKVWEDMRPDPLFIFDLGAAVGDVKWAPYSSTVFAAVTTEGKVHVFDLNVNKYKAICIQAVVPKRKNKLTRLSFNEKLAFIVVGDEKGVTTSLKLSPNLRMMVKPPKKQLYLDQNTLQISKLEKLLSLVRELPEGSVVPDAATTVRS, from the exons ATGGCAACAAAACCAGGAAAAGGCGATGGCAAACAGGTCAAAGGAAAG AGGACCTCCAAGAACAAGGCCGAGGGCGGCGGAGGTGGCGGTGGCGATGCGGATGACTTCGACGCCTGGATGAAGTCCCGCCAGCTGCTCAAGCCCGATGATCAGCTGGATCTCACTGAGGCCGAACTGGGCGAGGAGGTCACCAAGGTGCTGACGCCCACCAACACCAATGTGATCCGCAACCTCGTGGTCTATAGCTTCAAGGAGGGCGAGTTTGTCTTGGCACCAGTGCCGGGCAACACAGTTACCTTGATCGCCTTCCCCGGGAACTCACTGCACGTGGACTCGGAGGAGGGTCGCCGCCAGATAGAGGAGTCGGACGAGATCGGCTACCCACTTCCCATGCCAAACTACACGGTGGTGGAGCAGCGCGAACCCGAAAACGTGGATGGTGAGGAGGGAGAGGGCGAAGAGGACGACGATGGGGCGAA TGCTAAGGACGCCGGCGGGGAGGAAGAGGAGGTCGAAGAGGAGGACGACGAGGAGGCCAAGGGCACTGAGGGCGATGAAGGCGAGGGGGAGGGAGAAGGAGAAGGTGCAGCCCGTCCTGATGACGAAGAACCCGCCCAACAAGCGGCGGCTGTTTCTTCGAAGAAACGAAAGCTGATCAACCAGTTCAACTATTGCGAACGGGGTGCCCTCACCTATACGAATCCCAAACGG AGTGTGGACACCCAGACCATTCCTCCTCCCCGCTCTCAGTTCGGGGCCAATGTGCTGCAGTGGGTCATCTACGATTCGTATTTAGAAAATTTCGAGGAACAGCAGAAAGATGGGACTAAAAAGGACGATCGTAAGAGGGGCAGAAGGGCCAAGAAGTTCCGGGACAAGTCCGCCATCGCGGAACAGCTAAACAAGAAGTATCTCAAGTGCTGGCAGATCCTCGAGCGCATGATCAACCAGAATATCTACGATGATATTGCTCATGACTATCGCTACTGGGAGGATCCCGCCGACGAGTTCCGTGAGGGTGAGGGCAACCTACTGCCCCTTTGGAAGTTCCAATATGACAAGACCAAGAAGATGAATGTCACCGACATTCTGTTTAATCCGAGCTACTATGATCTCTTTGCCGTCTGCTTTGGATCGC ATGACTTTATGAAACAGACCAATGAGGGCTACTTGTGCCTCTTCACCGTCAAGAATCCCTCATTTCCGGATTATATTA TTCAAACCGACAGTGGCGTAATGTGCTGTGATATCCACCCGACCTATCCTTTTCTGGCGGTGATTGGCCTTTATGACGGCAATGTGGCTGTGTACAATCTGCGCGAGGACTGCAAGGAACCACTTTATGTGTCCAAAGGAGTCAACTGCAAACATGGAGAGTGCGTGTGGCAGATTAGATGGGGTCTCGACATGACCGACGGCGAAGTAAACTTCTTCTCGGTGTCTTCCGATGGACGGGTCTTCAACTGGATCCTCATGCAGAACAAGCTGTGGGTCACCACCATTATCACATTGTACCGGGAAAATGGACTTGTGGACGGACCGGATGGGACCAAGGTCAGCCTGAAGAGTGGAGGATCCTGCATGGTTTTCCATCCCACCGACAACAAg gtaTTTCTGGTGGGCACCGAGTGCGGCTACATCTACAAGTGCAGCACGGCCTTTAGCTCCAAATACCTGATGACCTACAATGCGCACAACATGTCCGTCTACCGTATTGACTTCAATCGCTTCAATAGCAACATCTTTGTATCCTGTGGCGCTGACTGGCGGGTCAAGGTCTGGGAGGATATGCGTCCCGATCCGTTGTTCATCTTTGATCTGGGTGCCGCTGTGGGCGATGTAAAATGGGCTCCCTACTCGAGCACCGTATTTGCGGCGGTGACCACCGAAGGCAAAGTTCATGTTTTTGACTTGAATGTGAACAAGTACAAGGCTATCTGCATCCAGGCTGTTGTGCCGAAACGGAAGAACAAGCTCACCAGGCTGTCCTTCAACGAGAAGCTCGCCTTTATTGTGGTGGGCGACGAAAA GGGAGTTACCACATCGCTGAAACTGTCACCCAATCTTCGCATGATGGTCAAGCCGCCAAAGAAGCAGCTCTATCTCGATCAGAACACTCTACAGATTAGCAAGTTGGAGAAACTCCTATCCCTGGTTCGGGAACTTCCCGAGGGATCTGTTGTGCCCGATGCAGCCACCACCGTGCGAAGCTAA